One segment of Aquimarina sp. BL5 DNA contains the following:
- a CDS encoding heavy-metal-associated domain-containing protein, which translates to MKKKYHIEGMTCEGCRSGVENILNAIPEVTSATVNLENKEASVVSKKQLNIEVFKKAVPDKYTITEKADKPIGNHQISKEKSELQQLYPLFLIFGYITIASFLINYNPWSMDDFMLDFMGLFYVVFSFFKLLDLKGFPESFRMYDPLAKVLPTYGLVYPFIEVGLGLLFLMRFKINIALGVTILVLGITTVGVIKVLVDKKSIRCACLGTALKLPMTKATFIENAIMLVMAIWMFIKIYS; encoded by the coding sequence ATGAAAAAGAAATATCATATAGAAGGAATGACTTGCGAAGGATGCAGATCCGGTGTAGAAAATATACTGAATGCGATTCCTGAAGTTACAAGTGCTACAGTGAATCTTGAAAACAAAGAAGCCAGTGTCGTGTCTAAAAAACAGTTAAACATTGAAGTTTTCAAAAAAGCAGTGCCGGATAAATATACAATTACGGAAAAAGCAGATAAACCTATTGGTAATCACCAAATTTCAAAAGAGAAAAGTGAATTACAACAATTATATCCGCTTTTCTTGATTTTTGGATATATCACAATTGCTTCTTTTTTAATTAATTATAATCCTTGGAGTATGGATGATTTTATGCTGGATTTTATGGGGTTATTTTATGTAGTATTTAGTTTTTTTAAACTTCTCGATCTAAAAGGCTTTCCGGAATCTTTCCGGATGTATGATCCTTTGGCAAAAGTATTACCAACATATGGTTTGGTGTATCCTTTTATCGAAGTCGGATTAGGACTTCTGTTTTTAATGCGTTTTAAGATTAACATTGCTTTAGGGGTAACAATTCTGGTTTTAGGGATAACAACCGTAGGTGTTATTAAAGTACTAGTTGATAAAAAAAGTATTCGATGTGCATGTTTAGGAACAGCCCTAAAATTACCAATGACCAAGGCTACTTTTATAGAGAATGCCATCATGTTAGTAATGGCAATATGGATGTTCATAAAGATATATTCTTAA
- the aceB gene encoding malate synthase A — MEIQTNLNQKISFRKEVKNYHPEILTDGALAFLEALHNRFDKRRLALLRNREQQQQLFDLETYPSFPENTKEIRNSEWSAAPIPSDLQDRRVEITGPVDRKMVINALNSGAKTFMADFEDSNAPLWENCLQGQKNLTDAVNKTISFYNPKKDKTYQLNEEVATLIVRPRGLHLNEKHLLIEDEEISASLFDFALYVFHNNEQLKENGTAPYYYIPKLEHFTEAIWWNDVIDFSEEYLGMEHATIKVTVLVETITASFQLDEIIYALKEHIVGLNCGRWDYIFSYIKKLRNHKGFVVPDRDQVTMTSPFMDAYSKRVIQRCHKRNILAIGGMAAQIPIKGDEERNKLAFAKVKADKEREVKNGHDGTWVAHPGLVPLAMHVFDMHMQEPNQLDVKRSDVVVTEENLLEIPQGTITENGIRKNINVGIHYIATWLGGNGAVALYDLMEDAATAEISRTQIWQWLKNEVKMDNGLTLNENMFHMIFEDELKTVEKQAGKALFESKNYQNAIQIFYNLVTSEEFDEFLTTQAYKYL, encoded by the coding sequence ATGGAGATTCAAACAAACCTAAATCAGAAAATTAGCTTTAGGAAAGAGGTGAAAAATTATCATCCAGAGATTCTTACGGATGGTGCTTTAGCTTTTCTAGAAGCATTGCATAATCGTTTTGATAAGAGACGATTGGCACTTTTAAGAAACAGAGAACAACAGCAACAGTTGTTTGATCTGGAAACCTATCCATCGTTTCCAGAAAACACCAAGGAGATTCGCAATAGTGAATGGTCAGCAGCTCCAATCCCTTCAGATCTTCAGGATCGTAGAGTGGAGATTACTGGTCCTGTAGACAGAAAAATGGTCATTAATGCATTGAATTCTGGTGCAAAAACATTCATGGCAGATTTTGAAGACAGTAACGCTCCTTTATGGGAGAACTGCCTACAAGGACAAAAAAATCTTACAGATGCTGTTAATAAAACTATTTCGTTCTACAATCCTAAAAAAGATAAAACGTACCAACTTAATGAAGAAGTAGCTACATTAATTGTACGTCCTAGAGGATTACACCTTAATGAAAAACACCTTTTAATTGAAGACGAAGAGATCAGTGCTTCCTTATTTGATTTTGCATTGTATGTATTCCATAACAATGAACAATTAAAAGAAAACGGCACTGCTCCTTACTACTACATACCAAAATTAGAGCATTTTACCGAAGCGATATGGTGGAATGATGTGATCGATTTCTCCGAAGAGTATTTAGGTATGGAACATGCTACCATTAAAGTAACCGTATTAGTAGAAACCATTACGGCAAGTTTTCAATTAGACGAAATCATCTATGCATTAAAAGAACATATTGTTGGTCTTAATTGCGGTAGATGGGATTATATATTCAGTTATATCAAAAAACTAAGAAACCATAAAGGATTTGTAGTTCCAGATCGTGATCAGGTAACAATGACCAGTCCTTTTATGGACGCGTATAGTAAACGTGTAATCCAAAGATGTCATAAGCGAAATATTTTAGCTATAGGTGGTATGGCAGCTCAGATTCCTATTAAAGGTGATGAAGAGCGCAATAAACTTGCTTTTGCGAAAGTAAAAGCAGACAAAGAACGTGAAGTAAAGAATGGTCATGATGGTACTTGGGTAGCTCATCCTGGATTAGTACCATTAGCGATGCATGTTTTTGATATGCACATGCAAGAGCCTAATCAATTAGATGTAAAAAGAAGTGATGTTGTAGTTACAGAAGAAAATCTTCTGGAAATCCCTCAGGGAACCATTACTGAAAATGGAATTAGAAAAAACATAAATGTAGGAATTCACTACATTGCCACTTGGTTAGGCGGAAATGGTGCGGTTGCCTTATATGATCTTATGGAAGATGCTGCAACTGCCGAAATTAGTAGAACTCAGATCTGGCAATGGCTTAAGAATGAAGTCAAAATGGATAATGGTTTAACACTTAATGAAAACATGTTTCATATGATTTTTGAAGATGAACTAAAAACTGTGGAAAAACAGGCAGGAAAGGCTCTTTTCGAAAGTAAAAATTATCAGAATGCTATTCAGATTTTCTATAATCTAGTCACTTCTGAAGAGTTCGATGAATTTTTAACAACACAAGCATATAAATACTTATAA
- a CDS encoding helix-turn-helix domain-containing protein produces the protein MLAEIVTFGFMAIAEEYIRLIFGLKIKQIRTDKDLSLFGLSKLSGLSKSYLNEIEKGKKYPKTDKIIKLAETLEVPYDSLVSLKLDKNLAPIGEILQSGILDEIPLELFGIQQSDLIDIIANAPSKVNAFISTIIEIAQHYNMSREGFYLASLRSYQEAHNNFFKDLEDTAIRFANSYQLDLSGNITAAELEEILIEEYGYTINTAGIPHHEELDNLRSVFVPTTKTLLLSDRVDEPQKTFIYAKELGYQYMETKQRPYTFTWIRYDNFEEVLHNFYASYFAGALIIPRNHLKEHLKDLFSTKRFSEKAFHKIMKLYNASPESFYQRLTNILPKDFGMQNVFFLRFTHKKGMERFNLVKELHITHQQQPHANEIDEHYCRRWMAIKTLQRTANEEIPYSFDIQISDYADTDQQYLVFTSATKDPFRKDYYRSIGIGFLISSALEKKINFVNDSKIPKIKVGVTCESCSIMDCEVRKAPPKRLLAKEKYKRTSKLVADIVKEYS, from the coding sequence ATGCTCGCAGAAATTGTTACTTTTGGCTTTATGGCAATAGCAGAAGAATATATTAGATTAATTTTTGGTCTGAAAATCAAGCAGATACGCACGGATAAAGACTTGTCTCTTTTTGGTTTATCTAAATTAAGTGGGTTGTCTAAGTCCTATTTAAATGAGATAGAAAAAGGTAAAAAATACCCTAAAACGGATAAAATTATTAAGCTTGCAGAAACCTTGGAGGTTCCATATGATAGTTTAGTTTCTTTAAAACTAGACAAAAACCTAGCTCCAATTGGTGAGATTTTGCAATCGGGAATCCTTGATGAAATTCCACTTGAACTTTTTGGGATACAGCAAAGTGATCTTATCGATATAATTGCTAATGCACCTTCAAAAGTAAATGCATTTATCAGTACGATTATAGAGATTGCGCAGCACTACAATATGAGTAGAGAAGGGTTCTATCTGGCTTCGTTACGATCATATCAGGAAGCACATAACAACTTTTTCAAGGATCTAGAAGATACTGCCATACGTTTTGCAAACTCCTATCAACTAGATTTGTCAGGCAATATAACTGCTGCAGAATTAGAAGAGATTTTGATTGAGGAATATGGGTATACTATAAATACAGCTGGAATACCGCATCATGAAGAACTTGATAATTTAAGATCTGTATTTGTTCCAACAACAAAAACGCTGTTGTTGTCGGATAGAGTAGACGAACCTCAGAAAACCTTTATTTATGCTAAGGAGTTGGGATATCAGTATATGGAAACTAAACAGAGACCTTATACTTTTACTTGGATCCGCTATGATAATTTTGAAGAAGTGTTGCATAATTTTTATGCTTCTTATTTTGCTGGAGCTTTAATTATACCAAGAAATCATTTAAAGGAACATCTTAAGGATCTTTTTAGTACAAAACGATTTTCTGAGAAAGCTTTTCATAAAATAATGAAGTTGTATAATGCTTCTCCCGAGTCCTTTTATCAACGTCTTACCAATATTTTACCAAAGGATTTTGGAATGCAGAATGTATTCTTTCTAAGATTTACGCATAAAAAAGGAATGGAGCGTTTTAATTTAGTAAAGGAATTACATATTACGCATCAGCAGCAGCCACATGCGAATGAAATAGACGAGCATTACTGTAGAAGGTGGATGGCTATTAAGACATTGCAGCGAACTGCAAATGAAGAGATACCATATTCTTTTGATATTCAGATTTCTGATTACGCAGATACAGATCAACAGTACCTAGTGTTTACATCAGCTACTAAGGATCCGTTTAGAAAAGATTATTATCGTAGTATAGGAATTGGATTTTTGATTTCATCTGCTTTGGAAAAAAAGATTAATTTTGTAAATGATTCTAAAATACCAAAAATAAAAGTTGGTGTCACCTGCGAATCTTGTTCTATTATGGATTGCGAAGTTAGAAAAGCACCACCTAAACGATTACTAGCAAAAGAGAAATATAAAAGAACTTCTAAGTTAGTGGCAGATATTGTGAAGGAGTATTCTTAA
- a CDS encoding DUF3347 domain-containing protein, with protein sequence MNKIVLKITVAIITLSIVSCGKDKKESVKPVPAKEEVISPIDVDLNITDSRSEVVFTDENIDKIYGQYLMIKRGLVNSNYELVCKEAKKLDEFLKDAEETKQLKATAKLISLTKDVKKQRDFFVTLTAETEKLISTADITSGEVYKQFCPMAFEGNGGYWLSDSKEVRNPYYGNKMLKCGSVNQTIK encoded by the coding sequence ATGAATAAAATAGTTTTAAAAATTACGGTCGCTATTATAACTCTATCAATAGTATCGTGCGGAAAGGATAAAAAAGAATCAGTAAAACCGGTTCCGGCGAAAGAAGAAGTTATTAGTCCAATTGATGTAGATCTCAATATCACAGATTCCAGAAGTGAAGTAGTTTTTACGGATGAAAATATTGATAAAATATATGGTCAATATTTAATGATAAAAAGAGGATTGGTAAACTCTAATTACGAACTAGTGTGCAAGGAAGCAAAAAAACTGGATGAATTTCTTAAAGATGCTGAAGAAACCAAACAATTAAAGGCGACCGCAAAGCTGATTTCACTTACTAAAGATGTTAAAAAACAAAGAGATTTTTTCGTTACGCTAACTGCAGAAACCGAAAAACTGATTAGTACTGCCGATATTACTTCTGGAGAAGTCTACAAGCAGTTTTGTCCGATGGCTTTCGAAGGCAATGGAGGATATTGGTTGTCTGATTCTAAAGAAGTTCGTAATCCTTATTATGGAAATAAAATGTTGAAATGTGGTAGTGTGAATCAAACGATAAAATGA
- a CDS encoding TolC family protein produces the protein MNTRVKTKEQRVRRIDKMCSNMKVIMDWFSSFINLDLRIRKKESLLFFFLLSFLFSNGQTLQEYIKEAKENNPELKAFQNGLDASIEKVNEAGSLPNTKIGTGYFISEPETRTGAQKARFSAQQDIPWFGTIKARKETASTESDVHKNELEIAKRKITLQVEQTYYKLYELKASQNVLDEQDKLLDTYIEIALKEVENNRASTVDVLKLNIAKNNLENQKEILKGEILTTETALNQLLHRDGFDPLVVPDNLFIPEEEPTMMLNDITYHPELITYDYLNELLEKKENVNAKEALPSIGLGLDYVIVQERPNINFSDNGKDIIMPMVSLSVPLFSKKHKSRSKQYEFQKEEVFQKREASQNNLENLMEEAINNRITARINYDTQQKNIEQAKQAEKILLSQYQTAQLNFEEILDIQQMLLAFENRKIQAIANYFLQTAVLNYLR, from the coding sequence ATGAATACAAGAGTAAAGACAAAAGAACAAAGAGTGAGGAGAATTGACAAAATGTGCAGTAATATGAAAGTAATAATGGATTGGTTTAGCAGTTTTATAAATCTAGATCTTAGAATAAGAAAGAAGGAGTCTTTGCTTTTCTTTTTCCTACTCTCTTTTCTTTTTTCAAACGGACAAACGTTACAAGAATATATAAAAGAGGCAAAAGAGAACAATCCAGAGCTCAAAGCTTTTCAGAATGGATTAGATGCTAGTATCGAAAAAGTAAATGAAGCGGGAAGCTTGCCTAACACTAAGATCGGTACAGGATATTTCATCAGTGAACCAGAAACTAGAACAGGTGCTCAAAAAGCTAGGTTTTCGGCGCAACAGGACATCCCATGGTTTGGTACTATAAAAGCAAGAAAAGAAACGGCGTCCACAGAAAGTGATGTGCATAAAAATGAATTAGAAATTGCAAAAAGAAAAATCACGCTACAAGTGGAGCAAACTTATTATAAACTATATGAGCTTAAAGCCAGTCAGAATGTATTAGATGAGCAAGATAAATTATTAGATACGTATATTGAGATTGCACTTAAAGAAGTAGAAAATAATAGAGCTTCTACCGTAGATGTTTTAAAATTGAATATCGCAAAAAATAATCTTGAAAATCAAAAGGAAATTCTAAAAGGAGAAATTCTTACTACAGAAACAGCTTTGAATCAATTACTACATAGAGATGGTTTTGATCCATTAGTGGTTCCAGATAATTTATTTATTCCAGAAGAAGAGCCAACAATGATGTTGAATGATATCACTTATCATCCAGAATTAATTACATATGACTATCTAAATGAGCTACTAGAAAAAAAAGAGAATGTGAATGCTAAAGAAGCTTTGCCATCCATAGGTTTAGGATTAGATTATGTAATTGTTCAGGAACGCCCTAACATAAATTTTTCTGATAACGGTAAAGATATCATTATGCCTATGGTTTCCCTTTCGGTTCCACTTTTTTCTAAAAAACATAAATCTCGTTCTAAACAATATGAGTTTCAGAAAGAAGAGGTATTTCAGAAAAGAGAAGCTTCTCAGAATAATCTGGAAAACCTGATGGAAGAAGCTATAAATAATAGGATTACTGCTCGTATTAATTATGATACACAACAGAAAAATATAGAACAAGCAAAGCAAGCAGAGAAGATACTATTGTCTCAATACCAAACCGCTCAATTAAATTTTGAAGAGATATTGGATATTCAGCAAATGTTATTGGCTTTTGAAAATAGAAAAATACAGGCGATAGCAAATTATTTTTTGCAAACCGCTGTTCTTAATTACTTACGTTAA
- the groL gene encoding chaperonin GroEL (60 kDa chaperone family; promotes refolding of misfolded polypeptides especially under stressful conditions; forms two stacked rings of heptamers to form a barrel-shaped 14mer; ends can be capped by GroES; misfolded proteins enter the barrel where they are refolded when GroES binds) codes for MAKDIKFDIEARDGIKRGVDALANAVKVTLGPKGRNVIISKSFGAPQVTKDGVSVAKEVELEDALENMGAQMVKEVASKTNDLAGDGTTTATVLAQAIVKEGLKNVAAGANPMDLKRGIDKAVLAITEDLEKQTKEVGSSSDKIKQVAAISANNDETIGDLIAKAFGKVGKEGVITVEEAKGTDTHVDVVEGMQFDRGYLSPYFVTNSEKMTADLENPYILLFDKKISAMKDLLPVLEPVAQTGKPLLIIAEDVDGEALATLVVNKLRGALKIAAVKAPGFGDRRKAMLEDIAILTGGTVISEERGFTLENTTIEHLGTAEKVAIDKDNTTVVNGAGGEDLIKNRVNQIKSQIETTTSDYDREKLQERLAKLAGGVAVLYVGAASEVEMKEKKDRVDDALHATRAAVEEGIVAGGGVALVRAKSVLEKVKTENADEATGVQIVNRAIEAPLRTIVENAGGEGSVVISKVLEGKGDFGYDAKSEDYVDMLKAGIIDPKKVTRIALENAASVSGMILTTECALIDIKEDAPAGGGMPPMGGGMPGMM; via the coding sequence ATGGCTAAAGACATAAAATTTGACATAGAAGCACGTGACGGAATCAAACGCGGTGTGGATGCATTAGCAAATGCGGTGAAAGTAACCCTTGGACCAAAAGGTCGTAATGTAATTATCAGTAAATCTTTTGGAGCACCTCAAGTAACTAAAGATGGTGTTTCTGTAGCTAAAGAAGTAGAATTAGAAGATGCTCTTGAAAATATGGGAGCGCAAATGGTAAAAGAAGTTGCTTCTAAAACTAATGATCTTGCTGGAGATGGTACAACTACAGCTACTGTATTAGCACAAGCTATCGTAAAAGAAGGTCTTAAAAATGTGGCAGCAGGTGCTAACCCAATGGATCTTAAACGTGGTATTGATAAAGCGGTTCTTGCTATTACTGAAGATTTAGAAAAGCAAACCAAAGAAGTTGGAAGCTCTTCTGACAAAATCAAACAAGTTGCAGCAATTTCTGCCAATAATGATGAAACCATTGGAGATCTTATTGCAAAGGCTTTTGGAAAAGTAGGAAAAGAAGGAGTTATTACTGTGGAAGAAGCAAAAGGAACAGATACTCACGTAGATGTTGTAGAAGGGATGCAGTTTGACAGAGGATATCTTTCTCCTTATTTTGTCACCAATAGCGAGAAAATGACTGCAGATCTAGAGAATCCATATATTCTATTATTTGATAAGAAGATCTCTGCAATGAAAGATTTATTACCTGTACTCGAGCCTGTTGCTCAAACAGGAAAACCTCTTTTAATTATTGCTGAAGATGTAGATGGAGAAGCATTAGCAACATTAGTTGTAAATAAACTTCGTGGTGCATTAAAAATCGCAGCTGTAAAAGCTCCAGGTTTTGGAGATAGACGTAAAGCAATGCTAGAAGATATCGCAATCTTAACTGGAGGTACTGTTATCTCTGAAGAGCGTGGATTTACTTTAGAAAATACAACTATTGAACATCTGGGTACTGCAGAAAAAGTTGCTATCGATAAAGACAACACTACTGTTGTTAATGGAGCTGGTGGAGAAGATTTAATCAAAAACAGAGTAAATCAGATCAAATCACAGATCGAAACTACTACTTCTGACTATGATAGAGAAAAATTACAAGAACGTTTAGCTAAACTAGCTGGTGGTGTTGCCGTATTATATGTTGGTGCTGCTTCTGAAGTAGAAATGAAAGAAAAGAAAGACCGTGTAGATGATGCACTTCACGCTACTCGTGCAGCAGTAGAAGAAGGTATTGTCGCTGGTGGTGGTGTTGCTTTAGTAAGAGCTAAATCTGTACTAGAAAAAGTAAAAACTGAGAATGCTGATGAGGCTACTGGTGTACAAATTGTAAACCGTGCTATAGAAGCTCCACTAAGAACTATTGTAGAAAACGCAGGTGGAGAAGGCTCTGTAGTAATCTCTAAAGTTCTAGAAGGTAAAGGTGATTTTGGATATGATGCTAAATCTGAAGATTATGTAGACATGCTAAAAGCAGGTATTATTGATCCTAAGAAAGTAACTCGTATTGCTTTAGAAAATGCAGCTTCTGTATCAGGAATGATCCTTACTACTGAGTGCGCATTAATAGACATCAAAGAAGATGCTCCTGCTGGAGGCGGAATGCCACCAATGGGCGGAGGTATGCCTGGAATGATGTAG
- a CDS encoding PepSY domain-containing protein yields MVKRKTAVVIRKTHRYLGIFLGIQFLMWTISGLYFSWTDIDEIHGDQFKKEVTPIAHDNLLRLGAIPYAQSVFSLELRTIADKPYYWINDSVLIDAESGKIKPKISGEEALEVASAHMIENLEVTSIELITEVGKHHEYRGRALPAYVISYDHPENVKAYISVLDGSFQKVRHKSWRWFDFLWMTHTMDYEGRDDFNTIVLRAFSLLGLITVLSGFALWYISSPTLRKIFKR; encoded by the coding sequence ATGGTTAAAAGAAAAACGGCAGTAGTTATAAGAAAAACCCATCGATACTTAGGTATATTTTTGGGTATACAATTTCTGATGTGGACTATTAGTGGTTTGTATTTCAGTTGGACGGATATTGATGAAATACATGGGGATCAGTTTAAGAAAGAAGTAACTCCGATTGCCCACGATAATTTGTTAAGGTTAGGTGCTATTCCATATGCTCAAAGTGTTTTTTCTTTAGAATTAAGGACTATTGCAGACAAGCCTTATTATTGGATTAATGATAGTGTATTGATAGATGCTGAATCTGGGAAAATAAAACCTAAAATTTCTGGTGAAGAGGCACTAGAGGTTGCTTCAGCACATATGATAGAAAATTTAGAGGTTACATCTATTGAATTAATAACAGAAGTAGGAAAGCATCATGAATATAGAGGAAGAGCATTACCTGCTTATGTAATTAGTTATGATCATCCAGAAAACGTAAAGGCATATATATCTGTGTTAGATGGTTCATTTCAGAAGGTTCGTCATAAATCGTGGAGGTGGTTTGATTTTTTATGGATGACACATACTATGGATTACGAAGGAAGAGATGATTTTAATACAATTGTATTAAGAGCTTTCTCCTTGTTAGGATTGATAACGGTGCTTAGTGGTTTTGCACTTTGGTACATTTCCTCACCAACACTCAGAAAAATTTTCAAAAGATAA
- a CDS encoding M15 family metallopeptidase, producing MVKKLLFITFLALLFSCKETSVTTMASASTLALLEKSKSIQLRAARVEKHMQQWQDSLDRYDNQKGTQNQVKDDEFVDIEKLSNYFVLDMKYATKDNFLKKAVYSCERCYVRGVVAKALISANKDFMKKGYRIKLFDCYRPYSVQKKMWKIFPNPGYVADPKGGSIHNKGAAVDITLTDLQGNQLDMGTDFDHFGKEAHHAYKELSDEVIANRKLLREIMEKHGFSIIRTEWWHYNFKNKKFKISDFRWKCD from the coding sequence ATGGTAAAAAAACTACTATTTATTACATTTTTAGCCTTACTTTTTTCTTGTAAGGAAACTTCAGTAACTACGATGGCTAGTGCAAGTACGTTAGCTTTGTTAGAGAAATCTAAATCTATTCAATTACGTGCGGCAAGGGTGGAAAAGCATATGCAACAATGGCAAGACTCCTTGGATAGGTATGATAATCAAAAAGGGACTCAAAATCAGGTAAAGGATGATGAATTTGTAGACATAGAAAAATTGTCAAACTATTTCGTCTTAGATATGAAATATGCTACAAAAGATAATTTTTTAAAAAAGGCAGTGTATTCTTGTGAACGATGTTATGTGAGAGGTGTGGTGGCAAAGGCTTTGATTAGTGCCAATAAGGATTTCATGAAGAAAGGTTATAGAATTAAACTATTTGATTGTTATCGTCCTTATAGTGTACAGAAAAAAATGTGGAAAATCTTTCCTAATCCTGGTTATGTGGCTGATCCAAAAGGAGGTTCAATTCATAACAAAGGTGCTGCAGTAGATATTACACTTACAGATTTACAAGGCAATCAATTGGATATGGGTACTGATTTTGATCATTTTGGTAAAGAGGCGCATCATGCTTATAAAGAATTATCTGATGAAGTTATAGCGAACCGTAAATTGTTAAGAGAGATAATGGAAAAACATGGTTTCTCTATTATAAGAACAGAGTGGTGGCATTACAATTTTAAAAATAAGAAATTCAAGATTTCTGATTTTAGATGGAAATGTGATTAA
- a CDS encoding efflux RND transporter periplasmic adaptor subunit, whose amino-acid sequence MKKNIVYIGIALLTGLLLGYLIFGRNTSKEAEVAHAHNKEVSDQTWTCSMHPQIMQSESGDCPICGMDLIPTETNDYGLSADQFKMTENAIALANIQTSIVGGIMVNSEELKLSGKIKENEEANTAQVTHFSGRMEKLFVNSVGEQVDKGQAIATIYSPELVAAQQELLTASKLKKNQPELYKAVRNKLKLRKLSEKQINQIESSGEIKETFTLYSHVSGVVSQKMVEEGNHIDRGQILYRMTNLSTVWASFDVYENQIGLIKKGQSIKVKTNAYPNENFDATISFIDPILNATTRTITARAVLKNSNSIFKPGMFVEGIISVNNAESNTTILIPKSSILWTGERSVVYVKTQSDQAVFEIREVILGDSKGDSYLILEGLKKGEEIVTNGTFTVDAAAQLQGKKSMMQRNKITDKVNDEEKIRGMNLPNSFQKEFAANLSAYFLLKNALVASNPNNASLFSERMLRGLKTINTSELQKKELHNVNMIIQNLEGMVDKEDLKDQREHFVMLNESLEALIKNLGTLSDTIYIQKCPMANSNKGAIWLSKEEEIRNPYFGDQMLTCGSVIETLSKN is encoded by the coding sequence ATGAAGAAGAACATTGTTTATATAGGAATAGCATTATTGACAGGATTGCTTTTGGGATATCTTATTTTTGGAAGAAATACTAGCAAAGAAGCTGAAGTAGCGCACGCTCACAATAAAGAGGTTTCTGATCAAACATGGACCTGTTCTATGCATCCACAGATTATGCAATCAGAATCAGGAGATTGTCCCATATGTGGGATGGATTTAATACCTACTGAAACTAATGATTATGGACTAAGTGCAGATCAGTTTAAGATGACCGAAAACGCTATTGCTTTAGCTAATATTCAAACTTCTATTGTAGGAGGAATAATGGTAAATTCTGAAGAGTTAAAACTTTCTGGTAAAATCAAAGAAAATGAAGAAGCTAATACGGCTCAAGTGACTCATTTTTCTGGTCGTATGGAAAAACTTTTTGTAAACTCAGTAGGAGAGCAGGTAGATAAGGGACAGGCTATTGCTACCATTTATTCACCTGAGTTAGTTGCCGCACAACAAGAACTATTAACCGCTTCAAAACTTAAAAAAAACCAACCGGAATTGTACAAAGCAGTTAGAAATAAATTAAAACTCAGAAAACTTTCCGAAAAGCAGATCAATCAGATAGAATCTTCTGGAGAAATTAAAGAAACTTTTACACTATATTCTCACGTCTCAGGAGTAGTTTCTCAAAAAATGGTAGAGGAAGGAAATCACATTGATAGAGGTCAGATACTATATAGAATGACAAACTTAAGTACTGTTTGGGCTTCTTTTGACGTTTACGAAAATCAAATTGGATTGATAAAGAAAGGGCAAAGTATCAAAGTCAAAACAAATGCATACCCTAACGAAAATTTTGATGCAACAATTTCATTTATAGATCCAATTTTGAATGCGACTACAAGAACAATTACTGCAAGAGCAGTATTAAAAAATAGTAATTCAATTTTTAAACCAGGAATGTTTGTTGAGGGAATTATTTCGGTTAATAATGCAGAATCGAATACTACTATTCTAATCCCTAAAAGTAGTATATTATGGACTGGAGAACGCTCTGTTGTGTATGTTAAGACACAATCTGACCAAGCGGTTTTTGAGATCAGAGAAGTAATCCTTGGTGATTCTAAAGGCGATTCTTATTTGATTCTTGAAGGGCTTAAAAAAGGAGAAGAAATCGTAACCAATGGAACTTTTACGGTAGATGCTGCCGCTCAATTACAAGGAAAAAAATCCATGATGCAGCGCAATAAGATAACAGATAAGGTTAATGATGAAGAAAAAATTAGAGGGATGAATTTGCCTAATAGTTTTCAAAAAGAATTTGCAGCAAACTTATCGGCATACTTTCTTTTAAAAAATGCTTTAGTCGCAAGTAACCCTAATAACGCTTCTCTGTTTTCGGAACGGATGCTAAGAGGGTTAAAAACCATAAATACTTCTGAATTACAAAAAAAAGAATTGCATAATGTTAATATGATTATTCAAAATTTAGAAGGAATGGTCGATAAAGAAGATTTAAAAGATCAACGGGAGCATTTTGTAATGCTTAATGAAAGTTTAGAAGCATTAATTAAAAATTTGGGCACTCTTTCAGATACAATCTATATCCAAAAATGTCCTATGGCAAATAGTAATAAAGGAGCTATTTGGTTGAGTAAAGAAGAAGAAATCAGAAACCCTTATTTTGGAGACCAAATGCTTACTTGTGGCAGCGTGATTGAGACTTTAAGTAAAAATTGA